TGATCGCCTGCAGGAAGTTGCCGAGGACGGCGGTTCCCAGGCCGACCCGGGGTGCGAAGAGGTCGGTGTCGCCGACCCGCACCGGTGTCGCATCTGTGATCATGAGTCTCGCACTCCGTCGGTTGGTCACCGTCTCGTCGACCCGTGCTGTTCACTCAAATTCAGGCACGCGGGGCCGGCGGTTGACAATGCCGCATAACGAATGCCGCCGTTCCGTACCGCGGATCACTGGCCAAGCGCGCGGCCGCCGGAGTCAGCCGCTTCCGTTCGGAAAAATAAAAGAGATCATCCCGAACGTAGGCGTGGTTCCCGCATCCCCCCGCCGCTTCCACAGTCGGCCTGACGCACCCGGCAGACTGATCGCGTTCGGCGCGCACCCGGCTGCCGCGCTCGACGAACTGAGGACCCCGACACCTACGCTCAAGTGGCGCGTGATTACCGTGAGGGCCGTGCGGTGCCTGGGAACGGGGCCCGCGCACAGTGCGCAGTATCATCGGCAAGGATTTCGCTTTTCGTGTTAATCCCGCAGCAAATGGGCTGCCGAATTCACACGAAAATGGCCCGGACCGCGATGGTGGGCGGACAACCTGGACGAAACGGGCGCGACAGGCGGCCCGGCCGCGTGCTCAGGCCGGGGCGGGCCGGCTGAGCAGGGTGCGGATGGCGTCCTCGACGTGCCGGGCGCGCTCTTCTGGGTCGGGCACGTCGATGGCGGCCTCGAATTCTGGGCTGACCGAGACCCAGCCGGTGGCCAGGTGCAGTACGAGGCCGAGCAAGAAGCCAGGGTGGAAGTGCGCGGGCAGGTCGGCGTTCTTCTGTGCCCGGGCGATCGCGTCGATCTGGGCGCGAGCGTAGGCGACGCCGGCCGGGTTGGGGGCGCCGTCGCCGCGCTCCATCCGCTGCCAGGTGCACAGGCGCAGGATCTCGGGCCGGCGCTCGTGCAGGCGCACCAGCCGGGCGGCGTAGCCGGGAAGGTCGCAGGGGTCGAAGGGCACCTCGGCTTCCATCTGCTGGATGGCCTGCTCGCACACGGCCTCGAACAGCTGGGCCTTGCCGCCGAAGTAGTGGTAGATCTGCGCCTTGTTGGACTCGGCCGCTTCCCCGATCCGCTCGACGCGCGCTCCGGCGACCCCGTACTGAGCGAACTCGGCGTAGGCCGCGTCCAGCAGGCGACGGCGTGTGGCCTGGGCATCGTAGGTGACCATGGGTCCCAAGCATATTTCCTAAACGGTTAGTTGACAAAGTGCCGAACTCTCACCGGCGCCGCCGCCCCAGGCAAAAGTCAACTTGCGCGAAGCGGGCCGTGCGCCTACTCTCATGAGAGTTAGCTCTCATGAAGAGAGTTGACTATCTCGATGGGAGCTACTCATGACGCAGGTTTCTGTGACCGGCCCGGACGCAGGAGAGTCGATCCAGCTCGGCCCGGTCCGGATGCGGATCCTGGAGGACGGCTCGACCACCGGGCACCGCCTCGGGGTCGGCGAGATCACCCTCGCGCCGCACACCGAAGGCCCGCCGCAACATCGGCACGCTCGGCACG
The Sporichthyaceae bacterium DNA segment above includes these coding regions:
- a CDS encoding TetR family transcriptional regulator; the protein is MVTYDAQATRRRLLDAAYAEFAQYGVAGARVERIGEAAESNKAQIYHYFGGKAQLFEAVCEQAIQQMEAEVPFDPCDLPGYAARLVRLHERRPEILRLCTWQRMERGDGAPNPAGVAYARAQIDAIARAQKNADLPAHFHPGFLLGLVLHLATGWVSVSPEFEAAIDVPDPEERARHVEDAIRTLLSRPAPA